The Eurosta solidaginis isolate ZX-2024a chromosome 4, ASM4086904v1, whole genome shotgun sequence genome includes a window with the following:
- the e(r) gene encoding enhancer of rudimentary homolog isoform X1, giving the protein MSHTILLVQPASRPETRTYSDYESVNECMEGVCKIYEEHLKRRNPNTPTITYDISQLFDFVDQLADISCLVYQKSTNTYAPYNKEWIKEKIYVLLRQAADKMQWKTEIL; this is encoded by the exons ATGTCACACACAATTTTATTAGTGCAACCTGCTTCGCGTCCTGAGACACGCACTTACAGTGACTATGAAAGCGTGAACGAATGCATGGAGGGTGTATGCAAAATATATGAAGAACATCTAAAGCGGCGTAATCCTAATACACCAACAATCACATATGATATTAGTCAACTATTTGATTTCGTGGATCAATTGGCAGATATCAGTTGTTTGGTTTATCAGAAATCGACAAACACCTATGCACCATACAATAAGGAATGGATCAAGGAGAAAATTTATGTGCTGCTTAGACAGGCAGCAG ATAAAATGCAATGGAAAACGGAAATATTATAA
- the e(r) gene encoding enhancer of rudimentary homolog isoform X2, giving the protein MSHTILLVQPASRPETRTYSDYESVNECMEGVCKIYEEHLKRRNPNTPTITYDISQLFDFVDQLADISCLVYQKSTNTYAPYNKEWIKEKIYVLLRQAAGNSN; this is encoded by the coding sequence ATGTCACACACAATTTTATTAGTGCAACCTGCTTCGCGTCCTGAGACACGCACTTACAGTGACTATGAAAGCGTGAACGAATGCATGGAGGGTGTATGCAAAATATATGAAGAACATCTAAAGCGGCGTAATCCTAATACACCAACAATCACATATGATATTAGTCAACTATTTGATTTCGTGGATCAATTGGCAGATATCAGTTGTTTGGTTTATCAGAAATCGACAAACACCTATGCACCATACAATAAGGAATGGATCAAGGAGAAAATTTATGTGCTGCTTAGACAGGCAGCAGGTAATTCGAATTAA